One genomic region from Pyxicephalus adspersus chromosome 1, UCB_Pads_2.0, whole genome shotgun sequence encodes:
- the SRSF3 gene encoding serine/arginine-rich splicing factor 3 isoform X2 has product MHRDSCPLDCKVYVGNLGNNGNKTELERAFGYYGPLRSVWVARNPPGFAFVEFEDPRDAADAVRELDGRTMCGCRVRVELSNGEKRSRNRGPPPSWNRRPRDDYRRRSPPPRRRSPRRRSFSRSRSRSLSRDRRRERSLSRERNHKPSRSFSRSRSRSRSNERK; this is encoded by the exons ATGCACCGTGACTCCTGTCCTCTAGACTGCAAAGTCTATGTAGGAAATCTTGGAAACAATGGTAACAAGACAGAACTTGAGCGTGCCTTTGGCTACTATGGTCCCCTTCGCAGTGTCTGGGTTGCCAGGAACCCCCCTGGCTTTGCATTCGTAGAATTTGAAGATCCCAGGGATGCAGCAGATGCGGTTAGAGAGCTTGATGGACG gacaatgtGTGGGTGTCGGGTTAGGGTTGAGTTATCTAACGGTGAAAAACGAAGCCGGAATCGTGGCCCCCCTCCATCTTGGAACAGGAGACCTAGGGATGATTACCGAAGGAGGAGTCCTCCTCCAAGACGCAG ATCCCCAAGGAGGAGGAGCTTTTCACGTAGCCGtagcag GTCCCTTTCTAGAGATCGTAGGAGAGAACGATCTTTGTCCAGAGAAAGGAATCACAAACCATCACGTTCTTTTTCTAGATCAAGAAG CCGTTCCAGGTCAAACGAGAGAAAGTAA
- the SRSF3 gene encoding serine/arginine-rich splicing factor 3 isoform X1, translated as MAMHRDSCPLDCKVYVGNLGNNGNKTELERAFGYYGPLRSVWVARNPPGFAFVEFEDPRDAADAVRELDGRTMCGCRVRVELSNGEKRSRNRGPPPSWNRRPRDDYRRRSPPPRRRSPRRRSFSRSRSRSLSRDRRRERSLSRERNHKPSRSFSRSRSRSRSNERK; from the exons ATGG CCATGCACCGTGACTCCTGTCCTCTAGACTGCAAAGTCTATGTAGGAAATCTTGGAAACAATGGTAACAAGACAGAACTTGAGCGTGCCTTTGGCTACTATGGTCCCCTTCGCAGTGTCTGGGTTGCCAGGAACCCCCCTGGCTTTGCATTCGTAGAATTTGAAGATCCCAGGGATGCAGCAGATGCGGTTAGAGAGCTTGATGGACG gacaatgtGTGGGTGTCGGGTTAGGGTTGAGTTATCTAACGGTGAAAAACGAAGCCGGAATCGTGGCCCCCCTCCATCTTGGAACAGGAGACCTAGGGATGATTACCGAAGGAGGAGTCCTCCTCCAAGACGCAG ATCCCCAAGGAGGAGGAGCTTTTCACGTAGCCGtagcag GTCCCTTTCTAGAGATCGTAGGAGAGAACGATCTTTGTCCAGAGAAAGGAATCACAAACCATCACGTTCTTTTTCTAGATCAAGAAG CCGTTCCAGGTCAAACGAGAGAAAGTAA